A genomic window from Microvirga sp. TS319 includes:
- a CDS encoding ABC transporter permease, with amino-acid sequence METLAFMRDNAQTILFLAGQHVSIVGVAVGLAVLTGVPIGIAITQNKKAADIVLYIAAIVMTIPSIALFGVLIPVLSLIGQGIGYLPAVIAVLLYSQLPIIRNTYTAINNVDPALREAARGMGMTSLERLLKVELPIAVPVIMAGVRVAVVINIGVTAIATYIGAGGLGSLISRGISQTDSRQLIAGALCVSLLAIVADYGLQWVQRYLTPAGLRV; translated from the coding sequence ATGGAAACGCTGGCATTCATGCGCGACAACGCGCAAACCATTCTGTTCCTGGCGGGACAACACGTCTCCATCGTCGGTGTGGCGGTGGGACTTGCGGTTCTGACGGGTGTCCCGATCGGGATCGCGATCACGCAGAACAAGAAGGCCGCGGACATCGTCCTTTATATCGCTGCGATCGTTATGACGATCCCGTCCATTGCGCTGTTCGGCGTCCTGATCCCCGTCCTATCGCTGATCGGTCAGGGCATCGGCTATCTGCCCGCCGTGATCGCCGTCCTGCTCTATTCGCAGCTCCCGATCATCCGCAATACCTACACGGCCATCAATAACGTGGATCCAGCCCTGCGCGAGGCTGCCCGGGGCATGGGCATGACGTCCCTCGAGCGGTTGCTCAAGGTGGAGTTGCCAATCGCCGTGCCGGTCATCATGGCCGGCGTGCGGGTCGCGGTTGTCATCAACATCGGCGTGACCGCCATCGCCACCTACATCGGAGCTGGCGGGCTCGGATCCCTGATCAGCCGCGGGATCTCACAGACCGACAGCCGCCAGCTCATTGCTGGCGCCCTGTGCGTCAGCCTGCTCGCCATCGTCGCCGACTACGGACTCCAATGGGTCCAGCGCTATCTCACGCCCGCTGGCCTGCGCGTGTGA
- a CDS encoding ATP-binding cassette domain-containing protein: MIRLEDLTKKFGSVVAADRINMEVPTGEICILLGPSGCGKTTTLKMVNRLIEKTSGKIFVGERDTDTMDPVEVRRGMGYVIQQIGLFPNMTVEENICVIPRLLKWDDAKAKRRAAELLELVALDPAIFLHRFPRELSGGQQQRVGVARALAADPPIMIMDEPFGAIDPINREIIQDEFLRMQKTLRKTILFVSHDIDEAVKMGDKIAIFRAGKLEQFDAPDNILAHPANAFIADFVGADRTLKRLRLVTVGQASDREVSLVLETDDLGRAHALMREHKTDSIVVLTAAGSPSGWLHEEDASGRTGPVSSKTRELPGVIDAEADLRTAVSLMFMHGVTWLACVDKEGRFVGQVTQAGIMRRLGETYRQPDGANVVPIHHGAVA; encoded by the coding sequence ATGATCAGGCTTGAAGATCTCACGAAGAAGTTCGGATCCGTGGTCGCCGCCGACCGGATCAACATGGAAGTCCCGACGGGCGAGATCTGTATTCTTCTCGGCCCATCCGGTTGTGGCAAGACCACCACCCTGAAGATGGTCAACCGCCTGATCGAGAAGACGTCGGGCAAGATCTTCGTCGGCGAGCGCGACACGGACACGATGGATCCGGTCGAGGTCCGGCGCGGCATGGGCTATGTGATCCAGCAGATTGGTCTCTTCCCGAATATGACGGTGGAGGAAAACATCTGCGTCATCCCTCGTTTGCTCAAATGGGACGATGCAAAAGCCAAACGGCGCGCGGCCGAACTGCTGGAGCTCGTGGCTCTCGATCCGGCGATCTTCCTGCATCGTTTCCCCCGCGAGCTCTCGGGCGGCCAGCAGCAACGCGTAGGGGTAGCCCGGGCCTTGGCGGCGGATCCTCCGATCATGATCATGGACGAGCCGTTCGGCGCGATCGACCCGATCAATCGCGAGATCATCCAGGACGAGTTCCTGCGCATGCAGAAGACTCTGCGCAAGACCATCCTGTTCGTCAGTCACGACATCGACGAGGCCGTGAAGATGGGAGACAAGATCGCCATCTTCCGGGCGGGAAAGCTCGAGCAGTTCGACGCGCCCGACAACATCCTCGCCCATCCGGCCAATGCCTTCATCGCCGACTTCGTCGGCGCGGACCGGACCCTCAAGCGGCTTCGGCTCGTGACCGTCGGGCAGGCGAGCGATCGGGAGGTGAGCCTGGTCCTCGAAACCGACGATCTCGGGCGCGCTCATGCCCTGATGCGCGAACACAAGACCGACAGCATCGTGGTCCTGACTGCCGCCGGCTCGCCAAGCGGCTGGCTGCACGAGGAGGATGCGAGCGGCCGGACGGGACCCGTGTCATCCAAGACACGTGAGCTCCCGGGCGTGATCGACGCCGAGGCCGATCTGCGAACGGCCGTGTCGCTCATGTTCATGCATGGCGTGACATGGCTGGCCTGTGTGGACAAGGAGGGCCGTTTCGTCGGCCAGGTGACGCAGGCCGGTATCATGCGCCGGCTGGGCGAGACCTATCGTCAGCCGGATGGCGCCAATGTCGTTCCGATCCATCATGGAGCCGTCGCATGA
- a CDS encoding GlxA family transcriptional regulator, which yields MDTTPEVSKPIRFGFLILPGFSLMALSAASEPLRAANRLAGRSLYEWYLISPSGEAVPSSSGFRLQRDGGLDLPVPFDALIVVASLNVAEYRETTVFRWLRQQERRGCDIGAVSTASLLLARAGLLKGYRFTIHWETTQDFTDEFPDLKPSRTLFVIDRRRFTCGGGIAGLDMMLALIARQFGSTLASGVAEQFLYTHIRSAEETQRTDIVGRYGTTIPALVTALSLMETCIEQPMAISQIAIRSGVTERHLERLFVSHLQSTPARFYLSLRLREAKRLLSETDTPVTEVALRTGFTNPSHFGRCFRQAFRQTPRQTRRNMSVSGE from the coding sequence ATGGACACCACCCCGGAGGTAAGCAAGCCAATCCGCTTCGGCTTTCTTATCCTGCCTGGATTTTCTCTTATGGCGCTCAGTGCTGCGAGCGAGCCTTTGCGCGCTGCCAATCGGCTCGCGGGCCGCAGCCTTTACGAATGGTACCTGATCAGCCCCTCCGGAGAAGCAGTCCCATCAAGCAGCGGCTTTCGCCTTCAACGGGATGGTGGCTTGGACCTCCCAGTTCCATTCGATGCCCTCATCGTGGTGGCGAGCCTCAATGTGGCAGAGTATCGCGAGACCACGGTGTTCAGGTGGCTGCGGCAGCAGGAGCGCCGCGGCTGTGACATCGGGGCGGTGAGCACGGCGAGCCTGTTGCTCGCTCGGGCCGGGCTTCTCAAGGGCTATCGGTTCACGATCCATTGGGAGACGACCCAGGATTTCACGGATGAGTTTCCTGATCTCAAGCCGAGCCGCACCTTGTTCGTCATCGATCGCAGGCGGTTCACCTGCGGTGGGGGTATCGCCGGCCTCGACATGATGCTCGCCCTCATTGCACGCCAGTTCGGCTCCACGCTGGCGTCCGGGGTCGCGGAGCAGTTCCTGTATACCCATATCCGCTCGGCCGAGGAGACCCAGAGAACCGACATCGTCGGCCGTTACGGTACGACCATTCCGGCCCTCGTGACGGCCTTGAGCCTAATGGAGACGTGCATCGAGCAGCCGATGGCGATCAGCCAGATCGCCATCCGGTCCGGTGTCACCGAACGGCATCTGGAGCGCCTTTTCGTCAGTCACTTGCAGTCCACACCTGCACGCTTCTACCTGAGCCTTCGCCTTCGGGAGGCCAAGCGGCTCCTGAGCGAGACCGACACTCCGGTGACGGAGGTTGCCTTGCGGACCGGATTCACAAACCCTTCCCATTTCGGACGCTGCTTTCGACAGGCCTTCCGCCAGACGCCCCGGCAAACGCGGCGTAATATGTCGGTTTCGGGCGAATAA